In Streptomyces sp. NBC_00414, a single window of DNA contains:
- a CDS encoding magnesium chelatase: MSTEPPNDIDPRTGTEPEREARQEQGEQPDGLALRLCRALVCAAIDPALCSVLLFDLEPQLLDPVARLFRRILAGAGRPEAPLVMLGATSRDEDLWTRALLRQEADGIAFHMQPGPLIQADDRPGTPPPVVAVPDLCRLSVAGMRAAVQLLGADVAVVEHAGLSRTARPRARWLAACGSADAGRVGNHLLDRFAIRLPAAGLRLPDVEGLLGSLPPDWLDSAARAAGGQDAPAVTVTDEVITHVGRLLGPDTGVRRQLALARLARALAALQGEQTAGVAHCDEAARLMGLTATESPQPPEPEPGPARPAPVPRRPVPQPSGDTVRRGQGDQAERRWAEPGQTLLETEPAEGVGSAPGVTPAVFGTPYPEDRADVPPDFAPLRSPWQRTTGTDPRRGVVIGSRRARDLNDLAYVRTVREAAVHQRVRRAESFTVTPADLHSHVRAGAPERLLVLVLDHTCRGDWDWQDALTPYLQWAYTMRAAVHVVEVGGARAADELKAESFALRSVLDPRLLAALYRPPGRASPLAHGIEQAARALRRAFRQHGSGLAEAWLVVVTDGRGNVPLRASHTGRLVGPVGAEGVEDALDAATDVRGMDRTRLQTVVVDAGREPYGNLPSALAGMLGATVVEGRGRNQSTGSGQDTGRGGGAGEW, translated from the coding sequence ATGTCCACCGAGCCGCCGAACGACATCGATCCGCGCACCGGCACCGAGCCGGAGCGCGAGGCACGACAGGAGCAGGGGGAACAGCCGGACGGCCTCGCGCTGCGCCTGTGCCGGGCCCTCGTCTGCGCCGCGATCGACCCCGCGCTCTGCAGTGTGCTGCTGTTCGACCTGGAACCCCAACTGCTCGACCCGGTGGCCCGCCTCTTCCGCCGCATCCTGGCCGGTGCGGGGCGGCCGGAAGCCCCGCTGGTCATGCTGGGCGCCACCAGCCGGGACGAGGACCTGTGGACCAGGGCCCTACTGCGACAGGAGGCCGACGGCATCGCCTTCCACATGCAGCCGGGTCCGCTCATCCAGGCGGACGACCGGCCCGGGACGCCTCCGCCCGTGGTCGCCGTGCCGGACCTGTGCCGTCTGAGCGTCGCCGGAATGCGCGCCGCCGTCCAACTGCTGGGTGCGGACGTGGCGGTGGTCGAGCACGCCGGGCTGAGCCGGACCGCCCGGCCCCGGGCCCGCTGGCTGGCGGCCTGCGGATCGGCCGACGCCGGCCGGGTCGGCAACCACCTGCTCGACCGGTTCGCCATCCGGCTGCCCGCCGCTGGTCTTCGGCTCCCCGACGTGGAGGGGCTGCTCGGCTCCCTGCCGCCGGACTGGCTCGACAGTGCCGCCCGGGCCGCCGGCGGACAGGACGCACCCGCCGTCACCGTGACCGACGAGGTGATCACCCACGTCGGCCGTCTCCTCGGTCCGGACACCGGCGTGCGCAGACAACTCGCCCTCGCCCGGCTGGCCCGGGCGCTCGCCGCATTGCAGGGAGAACAGACGGCCGGTGTCGCACACTGCGACGAAGCGGCCCGGCTCATGGGCCTGACCGCCACCGAGTCGCCGCAGCCGCCCGAACCGGAGCCCGGTCCGGCACGTCCCGCGCCGGTTCCGCGGCGCCCCGTGCCGCAGCCGAGCGGCGACACCGTGCGACGCGGACAGGGCGACCAGGCCGAGCGCCGTTGGGCCGAACCCGGGCAGACGCTGCTGGAGACCGAGCCGGCCGAGGGCGTCGGCAGTGCCCCGGGCGTCACTCCGGCGGTCTTCGGCACGCCCTATCCGGAGGACCGGGCGGACGTGCCGCCCGACTTCGCCCCGCTGCGCAGCCCGTGGCAGCGGACGACAGGCACGGACCCCCGGCGCGGAGTCGTCATCGGGTCACGACGGGCCCGGGACCTGAACGATCTGGCCTACGTGCGTACCGTGCGGGAGGCCGCGGTGCACCAGCGCGTCCGGCGTGCCGAAAGCTTCACGGTCACACCCGCCGACCTGCACAGTCATGTCCGGGCCGGAGCCCCGGAGCGCCTCCTGGTCCTGGTCCTGGACCATACGTGCCGCGGGGACTGGGACTGGCAGGACGCGCTCACCCCGTACCTCCAGTGGGCCTACACCATGCGTGCCGCCGTTCATGTCGTGGAGGTCGGCGGCGCGCGGGCGGCGGACGAACTGAAGGCGGAGTCCTTCGCCCTGCGCAGCGTGCTCGACCCGCGGCTCCTCGCCGCCCTCTACCGGCCGCCGGGCCGTGCGAGCCCGCTCGCCCACGGCATCGAACAGGCGGCACGGGCCCTGCGCCGTGCCTTCCGGCAGCACGGCAGCGGTCTCGCCGAGGCATGGCTGGTCGTGGTCACGGACGGGCGCGGCAACGTCCCGCTGCGCGCCAGTCACACGGGGAGGCTGGTCGGCCCGGTGGGCGCCGAAGGGGTGGAGGACGCGTTGGACGCCGCGACGGACGTCAGGGGCATGGACCGCACCCGGTTGCAGACGGTCGTGGTCGACGCGGGGCGCGAACCGTACGGGAACCTGCCCTCCGCCCTCGCGGGCATGCTGGGCGCCACCGTGGTCGAAGGGCGCGGCAGGAACCAGAGCACCGGCAGCGGCCAGGACACCGGCCGGGGAGGGGGTGCCGGTGAGTGGTGA
- a CDS encoding AAA family ATPase, producing MSRTTGAIRILPYSRVVGQNDLKLALELNYVAPRIGGVLMAGARGTAKSTIVRAFALMAHAELPVTLPINATDDRVVGGWELEALMRGEARPQPGLLEEAAGKGLLYIDEVNLLDDHLVNVILDVVSTGVLSVQREGLATARQVSFGLVGTMNPEEGWLRPQLLDRFGLMVAAQQQDTEARHRTIKTVLTFDEEHKKDESPWLAEAARDNAATRDRLQRARDRVDTVRVPDDAVHLCAQVAQRVDAVGQRGEIVATLAARALAALEGADVVEPGHLRQVLPMAFRHRRPETAHGGTFEWVSDDEARVKDLFDAG from the coding sequence GTGAGCCGTACGACCGGAGCCATACGCATCCTTCCCTACAGCCGTGTGGTGGGGCAGAACGACCTCAAGCTGGCGCTCGAACTGAATTACGTGGCACCGCGCATCGGCGGTGTCCTCATGGCCGGGGCGCGGGGCACCGCCAAGTCCACGATCGTCCGTGCCTTCGCGCTGATGGCGCACGCGGAGCTGCCCGTCACCCTACCCATCAACGCCACCGATGACCGGGTGGTCGGCGGCTGGGAGCTGGAGGCGCTGATGAGGGGCGAGGCCCGCCCCCAGCCGGGACTGCTCGAAGAGGCCGCCGGGAAAGGGCTCCTCTACATCGACGAGGTCAACCTGCTCGACGACCACCTCGTCAACGTCATCCTCGATGTCGTCTCCACCGGCGTGCTGTCCGTGCAGCGGGAGGGGCTCGCCACCGCCCGGCAGGTCTCCTTCGGCCTGGTGGGCACGATGAATCCCGAAGAGGGCTGGCTGCGGCCGCAGTTGCTCGACCGGTTCGGGCTCATGGTCGCCGCCCAGCAGCAGGACACGGAAGCCCGGCACCGGACGATAAAGACCGTGCTGACCTTTGACGAGGAGCACAAGAAGGACGAGTCGCCCTGGCTGGCCGAGGCCGCGCGGGACAACGCCGCCACCCGGGACCGGCTGCAGCGCGCCAGGGACCGGGTGGACACGGTGCGGGTCCCGGACGACGCGGTCCATCTGTGCGCCCAGGTGGCCCAGCGGGTGGACGCCGTCGGACAACGCGGGGAAATCGTGGCGACGCTGGCGGCCCGTGCGCTCGCGGCCCTGGAAGGCGCGGACGTTGTAGAGCCCGGCCACCTCAGGCAGGTACTGCCGATGGCGTTCCGGCACCGCCGACCCGAGACCGCCCACGGTGGCACGTTCGAGTGGGTCTCCGACGACGAGGCCCGTGTCAAGGACCTCTTCGACGCGGGCTGA
- a CDS encoding CU044_2847 family protein: MVILVGPVPAGADGPIPVQVEVDLDPGAGGGPDGGLAAVYGDEEVRGRAAQRVVEVAHDAYTDGLDLARRCAAQAVGRFAELTDDLRPDEIEMQLSIKVDAGVAALVTSRAEAQLQVTFRWRTAAPAEALPGSEGGTDS, translated from the coding sequence GTGGTGATTCTGGTGGGCCCCGTTCCGGCGGGCGCGGACGGACCCATTCCCGTCCAGGTCGAGGTGGATCTCGATCCGGGCGCCGGGGGCGGTCCCGACGGCGGCCTCGCGGCCGTCTACGGGGACGAGGAGGTCAGGGGGCGGGCCGCCCAGCGTGTCGTGGAGGTGGCCCACGACGCCTACACGGACGGGCTGGACCTGGCCCGGCGGTGCGCCGCGCAGGCCGTCGGCCGGTTCGCCGAACTGACGGACGACCTGCGGCCGGACGAGATCGAGATGCAGTTGTCCATAAAGGTCGACGCGGGAGTGGCGGCGTTGGTCACCAGCAGGGCCGAAGCACAGCTGCAGGTCACGTTCCGGTGGCGGACCGCCGCCCCGGCCGAGGCGTTACCGGGCAGCGAAGGGGGAACCGACTCGTGA